The genomic interval TTCGCCATTGTCAGCAAATTGAGCTAGGCTTGTGGGTTATAGTGGATGTATCTTATGAATGGCCGAAAGATAATATTTCATCTTCTCATTGTTGGAGGCTTCCTTCTGGTTTCATGATTCAAGATATGACCAATGGGTGTTCCAATGTAagtaaaatgtaattaatagCATTATCAAGATGATTAGGTGGAAAGCCAATTAATTTGTCCAAACTTTCACCAAACattatcattttgaattttggtttGTCTAGATAAACTAACTAAACAGTTTATATGTAACTATTATATTAGGTTAGGTAATAACTACATCACATGTATTAATGTTTAACATGATAACACAAGTATAGATAAGCTACCACATCAATTGATAATCAAATATTGAGATTCCTAATATTATTCATTCTCTTAGAATTACCTCGAGTTGTGTTGGGGGCAAACAACATGGCAACCCCATCATAATGGGTCATTTTGCTGTTTGACCCATACTGGCAAAATTCGAGCCATTCACACCAGGCGCAAAATAgcattgttttatttgattttgattctctTCTGCATGTAATagcaattttttaatatatatatattttattaatctaataatACATGTATAATTATTTGCTATTTGCATGTAGGTTACGTGGCTAGAACACGTAGAAGTAGATGATAAAACCCAAACTCATAGGCTTTACAGAGATCTTATATGCAACAATTGTGCATATGGAGCGGAAAGGTGGGTTGTCACTCTTCAGAGAACATGTGAGAGATTACTAGCTGAAAACTCACAAAGTATTCATGAGGTTGGAGGAGGTACTGTATatatacttaattattttgtttgcattttataaattaagtacAGACTCACTCTTTTACATCAATGTAAAAGTTCTTACTCACttttttctgatttgaaattttttaacattatataagtcctttacttttatgtaaaaTGACAAGTTTGTACTTTATAAAGTGCAAACATTCACACTTAAGCAATTCTCACAGATCTAGCTATCCATTAATATTTAGTTccttaaactaagaaaatttgattaattaattatataagttATGGTCAGTGATAAATTTGCCTCAAGGTAGAAAGAGCTTAATGAAGCTTGCGCATAGGATGGTGAAGAATTTTTGTTCAATGTTGAGCATGTCAGGGAAATTAGATTTTCCTCAGTTATCTGAAGTAAACAACAGTGGTGTTCGAGTCTCTGTACGTAAAAGCTTAGGACACGGCCAGCCAAGCGGAATTGTAGTCAGTGCTGCTACCTCCCTTTGGCTTCCATTACCATCTCATAAtgtcttcaattttttcaaagatgAGAAAATGCGAGTGCAGGTAACAATTCATTCTCACAAGAACAAAGTTTTTGttacaaatatattcaaaaaGTTTAATTACCATCAATTGCTTAAATGTATAAATAGACCTCTATGATTTCGAAAATGATCAAAAAGACCTATTTTTGGACAAACCTTGAAAGTCTACGTGACCATTTCTGAACCCAAAAGGGAATCTATGCGCATGTATAAACAAATTGTTGAGGGTGGTATTGATGGTTTTTTCTCTATTAGCAATTGATTAATGTATTTGATGTGACAGTGGGATGTGCTTTCCAATGGAAGCCCTGTGCAAGAGATTGTACATATCTCAAACGGTTCTCATTTAGGCAACTGTACATCGATTATTTGGGtagtttatatttataacaaaagcTTTCTAATTTTGTTTGCTAAATAAACTTTAAGAAATCAACTTactaatttgtttttgtataatttatttgcgGAGCATGTAATGCAGCCTTTCATCCCCACCGAGAATAACATGTTGATGCTTCAAGAAAGTTGCATAGATCAGTTAGGGTCAATGGTAGTCTATGCTCCAATTGACATACCATCCATGAATTTGGCAATAAGCGGAGatgactcttcaaatattccCATACTACCCTCAGGTTTTGTAATATCTAGGGATGGTCGTCAAAGAGATCATTATAGAGCCTCAACAAGCACTGAGACTGGCTTTGGGACAGGGACTGGGATTGGGACTGGTGGTTCACTTCTTACGGTTGCTTTCCAGATATTAGTTTCTAGTCCATCATCGTCAAAAGAACTCAACATGGAATCTGTGGCTACTGTCAATACACTCATTAGCTCTACCGTTCAGAGGATAAAGGCCACTTTGAATTGTTCTAATTTGGATTGACTTATTGTTCTTGTATTACATTAGAAATTGTTGCattttataactaaaataaaattgtaatttgctatttttttaGGTTTGATTACtagtacaataaaattttatcctcaATTTTTATAGATTATCATGATATTCtccttttaatttctctcCAAGTAGATTTTAATGATCTAATGGCACACGACTTTAAGCAAATTGAAAGgctaaaattgaatttttagtttttagtgCTCCAtctattgttaaaattttcttttattaactatttttaCCAAGATTTTCACTCTTCTTTCTcaatgctttaatttatttaattattttcatcttgaagagaaaaacacacaaaaaaaatgcTAATCCATTTTTTCTCTCGAATATTCAATTTTGGCTAGCCACCACTTATTTCTCGGTTTTTGGGAGCATACTATGCAAATGATTTCAGAATATGGCTATCACTATGTAAGCTTATTTAGAATATACTGTCCTTACAAAATTCTCTTCGAATATGGAAAGATGATCATACATTATGATGGAAACAAGTTTtcgttttttttctttttacttgaTTGGCGGtagaaacaatttaatttgaaggataagattaattaaaattatcaaaattttaaagaatttgtgAGTTTTAGTCCGATAAGAAAAAGTTCCTGAAATTGTAAAATCCCAATACAGTACACACTCAAGTTCAAAGCTCAATGGTTTATGACATTTACACTAAGTCcagattaatttattgagatctttttatataatttctacTGAATTGATGATTAAgctagcttttttttttgccaaatCTAAATAGGTTTAAATTTGGCTAAAGTCTAAATAGAtttgaacaaaaatttcaacaaaaatttcttaaaatttttaatattcaagTGTAAGCGGcacctttttaaaaaaaaataaaaaattttaaacttaattattttacatttacgTCTCAAAACGAATAAAAGAATAGGTTTTATAGTTGAGGaaataagtatatttaatataGATAGTTTTGGGATATAGTGTTTACTTCTCATTTAGACTTTTTTCCATTCAgataaaagttacaaaaaatCACTTTTTCTATTTAGATATAAAtgtctaaaattaataaaatttcaaacttcaaacatttaataaacaagccccaaatttatttttaaccttaaaattcacaacaatTATGACAATTTATACACATTCTGTTTGTTATGGAAGTTGGTGGCTATCCAGGCTTGATAATAGGCCCATCCAAATTTAGACAAGCttctgtaaattttttaaataaatttttaataaaactaaaaggaggaaaaataacacttaaattaaatatggtTATCCAATACAAAAATAGACTAATAGTACAACAcattaaatactaaaaaacACAACTTGTTTAATCTTAGGGATTGTTGTGATTTGGGAAATTTggcattttgttttcttctcttttttttaaaaaaaattgatttttattttttatttataaattataaaacctAAGCTTGACCTAGGCATTTTCCATAAGCCCTTAACAGGCCCATTTGCAATATGCCAGGCCTAAAGCTTGTGGGCCTACTTTTTGCCTACCCTAAGCTAAAGTATGCACCACTAGTTacaattgattaaataaacaagtcAGCATAGACACATATGAAGACAAAGCCAATTACCTCGGTTAAGGTAAATCTGGTGAGCAAGAATCTGTTTAACTACACACATAGCTCTATTTAAATTAGTTATGCTTGACTGGATAACTTAGGGTTCCATTATTAAATGTCCGAAGATtgtaattttactaatttcggacctttttaaaaatttacttgtttgcTTTTTGCAACTAATGTCTTTGTAAATCTAAgtgaaaaaagtaaatttttgtgacttttatctaaatagaaaaaggtctatactaaaattaaatattatattctaaaaatgTCTATAAAATATACTTGTTTCATTAACTATAAAACCTAATTCccaaataacaatttttaagattttttattgataaaaataaataatatgttattcaaataatttgaaCCCAttcagattttaaataaaaataaataaatgttacgTTAGTAAGATGTGCCTAGATTTAATTGGACAACAAATAGGGTGCAAAACCTTGCTTTTGGTGTACAAttcaaaagtaataattttctctctaattttacTTATCTAACTCCCTTGTTATATATGACACTATTGTATATGATTCCATTCTAgtaatattacattaaataGTAATATTTCAAAGCAAACAAAGGAGTTAGATATGATGAGATTGAGGACAAAACTATCACAAGCATGAGGGATGAGGCATATTCAGATCCTATTCAAGTTTCCATCGGACCCATCACAAGAGCtcgagcaaagaaattcaaagaagcacATAATGGGttgattcaagcaacttgggCTCGGacatgataaatgcatgattaAGGCTCTtaaagtttccaaataatcaCTTCCATGAAATAGGAAGTTGGCTTGCACATTATAGCgggaaaatttattattttcctttttcagatTCTTTCCCGTTTCTTGAGGAGGCTAGTGGAGAAACAAAtcatttatttctcttttaattgttgAGTTTCCATTATAAGTAATGTAAGGCATTTAAGCCGATTAGGATTcttatttgatttagattctttcctatttgcTTAGATTAGGATActtatttgatttagattcttttctatttgcttagattaggattctgatttgatttatattcttacctatttgtttagatttagattctgatttgattatggtttaggatttattttcaaaaattcttgtaaccagATCCTAGTCAAGTTCCAATCGGATACATCATAAGAGCTCAtataaagaaattcaaagaagtgCTTAATGGGAtgattcaagcaacttgggctcaatcaaattcgtaAAGGTTTAATAAAGAATTACAAATGATATTCAGACCACTAAATGCGTGATTCAAGCTCTTGAAGTTTATGAATAATCACTACCATTACATCAGCAAGTTAGCTTGTAAATATGCTACTTTCCTTTTTGGATACTTTCCCTTGAAGAGGCAAGTGGCGAGACAAATAAACTATTTGTCTTATGCGAACCCCATAGTTTCcttttaattgatgtaaggcaTTAAAGCCATTTAAGAGACTTTCTTATGAGCCCCACAATAAAACTTCAAGACCCACACttgatttaaagtttcaattgctcaagaaagttctaaatagatttaagccaaacaaaatcttgacctaatgtttaagaaaatatgaactagaggtatagagaatgatattgacgccacactTAAGATGTAAACGATAAGGTGAGTTAAAAGTCAAGATTGGAATGCCACAAGATGCTCCGTTTAACTTGAGACTTTTCAAACCAGTTTTCTTTGCTAGGTTATACAACCCTAAAACAGCTTTCCTTAGCTTAAAacgggtaccaaaccagataagaaaacaGCTAAAGACCGTCTCAAGTGTTCTGATACACAGGATCCTTCATACAAAGGCAAGTGTAGAGCATACTAACTTGGTTTTGAACAAActcgtttttaaaattttccttattctttttcttatctatTTCAGAGCTCCATAGAACTTAAGAAAGAGGAGTTTAGAGAGACATGGATAATAGAACACTCAATATATTACTTTAAGGCTCACCTCTTACTTAGTGAAAAACTAAGAGGAGGAGGCTCCCTTATATAGGGATTACAACGGGAGAAagccaaattttgaaaagtgagACAAGACCCTCATCTtttcaaaaagcaaacaactttaataaagtaaagtagggatagggacccctaactttatcttttacataaaaagacaagacataaaagctactttaataaagtaaagtagggaCAGGACcccctaactttatcttttacataaaaagacaagacataaaagctactttaataaagtaaagtagggaCAGGACcccctaactttatcttttacataaaagaCAAGACATGCGGCGGAGATTACGGAGAGGATAGATTCATCCCGTAATCATCTGAGCTGGAGCTGGATTCAAATCTGCGGTAGTTGACGCAGCTTTTGTGGCAATTGGCTCCATGAGGTTCACAGAATAAGGTGCACTGTTCTAGATAAGTAGGGCCATCATACTGAGGACATCCTTTAGCATGGACAATCCCGGGAATGCAGAGAGATCTGCATTGTGATGGTGGATGAGTGATGATGGGCTCAGATTGTGAAATGACTCGTGATGACTGGCCTTGTTCTGGTGGAGTCTGAAACTCTTGGAGGAGTTGACTGAGCGGTAAAAAGTCATCGTCAGGATCCTGAGAATCCTGGTAGTAAATCTGTGGAGGAGTATCTGGACGTTCTTCTTTGATAATAATACCTTTGCTAGAACCAGAAGGATTAGGTACCATGAACATGTCATGACGAGGTCCAATAGAACTGGAGATGATGTCTTGTGGTGGTGGAGGAACATGATTTAAGGACAGGAGATGATTCATGAGAGCCTTTTTGAACATGGGGTCTTGATCTAGTGTGCTGGGATGAGGGGTTGTGTGGTAGTGGCTGATTTGTGGTTGAGCAAAGAAGGCGGCTGTCTCTGGGTGACGGAAATATGGTCGGTGAACTATGAACACGGATGTGAATTTTTCAGCTTCATGAGAAGGGATGGTGGAAAGATGATGGTTGTGACTAAGCTGCTGGAGTTGGGATCTCCATTGAGGAATAGGAGAGAACCATTCTAACAGAGTCCATAACAGAGAAGTAGCCTTGGAAGGATTATTGAGGGTGTTGACTGTGTAGGCTAAGGGGATGATTAACTGAGTTGCATGGAGTGCAGTTAAGCACCAGAAATACCAGAGTTCATCGTCACTGATATCCCGGACAGAGGGGATGAAGAATCCGGTGAGGAAGAGATTCTCGGGATGAAAAGTGAGGAACTGATTGTGAGGGTTTTCTTCAAGGAAGAAAGCTTTCATGTAGTAGcggaaaagaaattgtttagcAAACTCCTGAAGGCGGTAGAGGGAAGGAAAAGTTTGTACAAGCCGTGGGAAGGTCTTTTGGGTAAGAGCCTTAGAAGGCAGAGAGGTAGCAGTAGATCTAGTAGCCATGAAGATCGGGAAGACTGGGGAAGTGTAGAAGATTGGAGAGGCAGGTGTCTGAATGCGAGATAGGAAATCTGGAATGAGGttcttttgtccttttatatgtgcaacatcaaattcatatCGGGAAAACCATTCCTGCAACCGAAGTAACTGGCTGTTGGGAATCGTTTTACCTTTAAACTGGAGGACTTTAGGGAAAGAGGAATTATCCAATCTGATCAGGAATCTATGGCCAAGGAGGTGGTATTCGAACTTTTTGATGCCGTTTTTTACGGCAAGAATCTCCTTGTAGATCGTGTGATAGTGCTGCTGGGCTGGACTAAAATGTCCACTAGCATGTCCGATTAGATATTCCTTTTTGTCGATCTGTTCAAGCAACAGGGCTCCCCATGATGTGTCTGAAGCATCAGTCTGTAGGATACGTTTGCCATCTGTCATGATCTTGAGTTGTGGTGGATTCTGGGCTATCTGCTTTAGCCGCTGGACAGCTGTAGTGTGACGGGAATCCCAAGAGAtaggattcttttttagtaaagCAGAAAGTATACTTGTCTGCTGGTCCACATGAGGCAGGAAATCGCGGATGTAGTTGATGATGCCAAGGAACTGTTGGACTTGTTTCTTTGTGAAATCCTTATCTGGAAAGTGGAGTAATTCTTGTGCAATGTGGGGTCCAAGCTGATAGAATCCATTCTTTATCTGCATACCGAGATATTCTACGGTATCTGTGGCAATTGTACTCTTTTTGTCGGAAAGCATAATACCGTAGTGAGCTATGATATCATGGAACTGTTGGAGTAAAACTTGATGCTCTTCTGGAGTACCTGAAAATAGAAGTAAATCGTCAATATAAACAAGGGTATGGTGAAGGAGGGGCTGGAAGATTTGGGTCAttgctttttggaaaatggatggTGCAGTTTTGAGACCAAAGGGAAGAACGGTCCATTGGTAATGGGCATTGGGAATACAGAATGCAGTTTTATAACGTTCAGCAGGGTCAATACCCAGCTGCCAAAACCCAGACTTTAAGtcaaacttagaaaatattctgGCATTTTGGAGGTAGGTAAAGATGGAATTTTTTCGAGGTAAAGGAAATTTATCATCCTGTAAAAACTGGTTTAAAGGCTGATAATCAATAACAAGACGCTTTTTACCCCATAATGTTTCGGCAcgtttattaacataaaaggcttggcaggCCCACGGAGAAGTTGTGGGCTCAATGAGGCCTTGGGCGAGTAACTCTGCACATTCTGTTTGGGCTAACTGAAGCTCAGAAGGAGGCATACCCGGATGGGTTGCTTTGGTAGGATTAAGGTCTTCATTAAGCTTAAAAGGGAGCTTAACGAAATGGGCTGGATTTTTCCACAGAGGATGTGGATGGGCAAAGGCCAAATGATTTGGAGGACAAAACCTTAGTAACTGGGCCGAAATAGACTGTTAATCAGGAGGGGACTGGGCCAAATGATAGAGTTTGAGCTGGTCTGTGTATGGTTGGAACATGGACTGGAATCTGAGACCAGTAGGAAGGACTTGAATCTTTTGGGCTTGGAATAGGATATCAAACCCAAGAAGAAGATCTTTGTCAGGTAGGCTAGACCCGATTACATGGGTCCAAACTGTGAGCTTTGGGAATAGCTGAATTCCAATTCTAGACTTGGTGTGGAGCTTTGtagaaaacaattttccaCTAGCAGCACGgaaatgattttcatttgaaatccaGGTTTCAGGCGGCAAAATAGCAGGGTTTAAAATACTGCGCTGAGCGCCAGTGTCTATGAAGGCAATAGCAGGAATGGGCCGACTGTATTTGGATAACAGGATTTGGATTTTGACGGAAGGAATGGGTTGAACTGACAATTGAGTGGAGGATGAAGGTACTGACTGGATGTGGAAGACAGGGGAATAGTCTTCTGGTTCAGTAGATGAAgttgaatctgaatctgaatcagAAGTGCCAAGGGCAAAAACTGTATCCGGATCAGGACTTTCTTGTTCAGagtataaaaactcaatttggtcAGTATCAGGAGAGAACTGATGTAAGGATTGAAGCTGTTGAACTAAGCGTTGAGACCGCTTAGGGTTCTTAGGGCATTCTTTAGCAAAATGTCCGAGCTTTTTGCAAATGAAGCATCTGCTCTTTGTTCTTTGTCGGTCAAGGA from Citrus sinensis cultivar Valencia sweet orange chromosome 9, DVS_A1.0, whole genome shotgun sequence carries:
- the LOC102623619 gene encoding homeobox-leucine zipper protein HDG11-like, which translates into the protein MERVEDNGDGNKLATRLRQICINDGERERLEMEQEQFFKDCPHPDENQRRQLSKELGLDLKQIKFWFQNKRTQTKAQNERANNSVLRAENERVHCENLAIREALKNVICPSCGGPPFGIEERQRSLQKLQLENSQLKEEHEKVSNLLAKYIGKPICQMNSSLMPSLPGSAILEHQNVLPPPILPVHQEMDIGLDLNLQFKGINDLEQSLMMETATNAMDELIRLMRINEPLWIKPPSSTNIERYVIHPESYEKVFPRANHFKTSSARVESSKYSGMVTMNGMQLVEMLLDSDKWVDLFPTIVSKARTIQVLEPGINGNRNGCLQLMHEQMHILSPLVSPREYYFLRHCQQIELGLWVIVDVSYEWPKDNISSSHCWRLPSGFMIQDMTNGCSNVTWLEHVEVDDKTQTHRLYRDLICNNCAYGAERWVVTLQRTCERLLAENSQSIHEVGGVINLPQGRKSLMKLAHRMVKNFCSMLSMSGKLDFPQLSEVNNSGVRVSVRKSLGHGQPSGIVVSAATSLWLPLPSHNVFNFFKDEKMRVQWDVLSNGSPVQEIVHISNGSHLGNCTSIIWPFIPTENNMLMLQESCIDQLGSMVVYAPIDIPSMNLAISGDDSSNIPILPSGFVISRDGRQRDHYRASTSTETGFGTGTGIGTGGSLLTVAFQILVSSPSSSKELNMESVATVNTLISSTVQRIKATLNCSNLD